Proteins from a single region of Anastrepha ludens isolate Willacy chromosome 5, idAnaLude1.1, whole genome shotgun sequence:
- the LOC128863823 gene encoding cysteine sulfinic acid decarboxylase, producing MLASESLPTHYNESIFKKHLKNIEELAGVATATAAKTEGNSSAAVTTAPGSPSTCIAVSKSSTGACEDSKVAAMKTNLNNGTTLAITKPTNGVNGIDDSNKINKMTTLPSPNFVPGHPEAKFENFLRSCVDEIIKSAVFQGTNRATKVVEWHAPSELQQLFDFSLKAEPETNAKLFDLLKATIQYSVKTGHPYFINQLYSGVDIYALIGQWVTDALNPSVYTYEVAPVFTLMEETVLAEMRRIVGFPNDGYGDGIFCPGGSIANGYGISCARYKYAPETKKSGLYGGKQLIIFTSEDAHYSVEKLAMFMGFGSENVCKITTSKLGKMDINDLEAKIQRYISEGAQPLMVSATAGTTVLGAFDDLNSLADICKKYDMWFHVDAAWGGGALVSRKYRHLLNGIERSDSVTWNPHKLLTASQQCSTFLTRHKDVLSSCHSTNATYLFQKDKFYDTSYDTGDKHIQCGRRADVYKFWFMWKAKGTNGLEEHVNQAFKMSEYITELIKERPGFELVLEKPECTNVSFWYIPPSLRNLKRDELFNAKLNAVAPKIKEGMIKKGSMMITYQPIRQLPNFFRLVLQSSSLTEEDMKYFLDEIETLGCNL from the exons ATGTTGGCCAGCGAAAGTTTACCTACACATTACAATGAGTCTATATTTAAAAAGCATTTGAAGAACATTGAAGAACTGGCAGGCGTTGCAACTGCGACTGCAGCTAAAACGGAAGGGAACTCGAGTGCAGCAGTAACAACGGCGCCTGGCAGTCCTAGTACTTGTATTGCTGTTAGTAAGAGCAGTACTGGTGCCTGTGAAGACAGCAAAGTGGCAGCCATGAAGACAAATCTCAACAACGGTACAACATTAGCGAtcacaaaaccaacaaatgGAGTGAATGGCATTGATGATAGCAATAAGATCAACAAAATGACAACACTTCCATCGCCAAATTTCGTACCTGGTCATCCTGAGGCGAAATTCGAAAACTTCCTACGTAGTTGTGTTgatgaaattataaaatcggCAGTGTTTCAGGGCACAAATCGTGCCACTAAAGTGGTGGAATGGCATGCACCGAGTGAGTTGCAGCAATTGTTCGATTTTAGTTTGAAAGCGGAACCGGAAACGAATGCAAAATTATTCGATTTATTGAAAGCAACTATTCAGTATTCGGTTAAGACAGGCCATCCGTATTTTATAAATCAACTCTATTCGGGTGTAGATATTTACGCCTTAATCGGCCAATGGGTGACAGATGCATTGAATCCCAGTGTATACACATACGAGGTGGCACCCGTTTTCACGCTCATGGAGGAAACGGTGCTGGCTGAAATGCGTCGCATTGTTGGTTTTCCTAATGATGGGTATGGAGATGGTATCTTCTGCCCAGGTGGCTCCATTGCGAATGGTTATGGAATTAGTTGTGCGCGTTATAAATATGCTCCCGAAACTAAG AAATCTGGATTATATGGTGGCAAGCAATTGATTATTTTCACATCCGAGGATGCACACTATTCCGTGGAAAAGTTGGCTATGTTCATGGGATTCGGCAGCGAAAATGTCTGCAAAATTACGACAAGTAAATTGGGTAAAATGGATATTAATGATCTTGAGGCGAAAATTCAGCGATACATAAGTGAAGGTGCGCAACCACTCATGGTTTCGGCAACGGCCGGGACAACCGTATTGGGTGCATTTGATGATCTGAATAGTTTAGCCGATATTTGTAAGAaatacgacatgtggttccacgTTGACGCAGCGTGGGGTGGTGGAGCGCTTGTTTCAAGGAAATATCGTCATTTATTGAATGGAATTGAACG TTCGGATTCTGTAACTTGGAATCCCCACAAGCTCTTGACTGCTTCACAGCAATGCTCAACTTTTCTGACCCGTCACAAGGATGTTCTCAGCAGTTGTCATTCCACAAATGCAACATATCTATTCCAAAAGGATAAATTCTATGACACATCATACGACACCGGTGACAAACATATACAATGCGGCAGACGTGCCGATGTCTATAAATTTTGGTTCATGTGGAAAGCCAAAGGTACGAATGGCCTAGAGGAGCACGTAAATCAAGCTTTCAAAATGTCAGAGTATATCACTGAGTTGATTAAAGAGAGACCCGGATTTGAattggtattagaaaaacccgAATGTACGAATGTTAGCTTTTGGTATATACCACCCAGTTTACGGAATTTGAAGCGTGACGAGTTGTTTAATGCCAAATTGAATGCGGTCGCACCAAAGATCAAAGAAGGTATGATCAAGAAAGGATCCATGATGATCACCTATCAACCGATTCGGCAACTACCAAATTTCTTCAGATTAGTTTTGCAAAGTTCAAGTCTTACGGAAGAggatatgaaatattttctggATGAAATAGAAACTCTAGGATGTAATTTATAA